CGATGAGCCAAATTACGGATACCACCCTGAGTTTGGAGAAGTGGAATTTATGGATGATGATGCTATTGCTGTTATGGCAGTTGATAACCTACCATGTGAACTGGCTAAAGATGCTTCGGAAAACTTTGGGGCTATGTTTATAAAAAATGTTTTACCCGCATTCTTCAACAATGATGAAGAAGGTATTCTCGAAGGAGCTTTAATGACAAAAAGTGGAAAACTAACTGAAAAATACTCTTATCTACAGAATTTTATCGATGAGGCTTAGCATTTTAACACTTTTTACCTTAGTTTTATTCTCTTCATGTAAGCGTGATCCTGATATGAACAATATAAACTATAAGGCAATCGGGCATTTTGAAACTGAATTTTCTCCGGAAAAAGAAGTCCCCCGCCAGGGAATAATTGTCCCCGAAAGTAAGGCTAAAATCATTATTGAAAAAGAATACGGTGAAGCTCTCCTCGACCTTGAAAAGTTCGAGTATATATGGGTGATATACCACATGAATCTGGTTAAAGACTGGGAGCCCTTTGTAAATCCTCCTGAAACAGGACACTATTTCGGGACATTTGCCACCCGTTCGCCGAGGCGCCCTAACCCTATTGCAATTGCCCTTACGAAACTCGATAAAATAGTTGGTGATAC
The Bacteroidota bacterium DNA segment above includes these coding regions:
- the tsaA gene encoding tRNA (N6-threonylcarbamoyladenosine(37)-N6)-methyltransferase TrmO, with the protein product MRLSILTLFTLVLFSSCKRDPDMNNINYKAIGHFETEFSPEKEVPRQGIIVPESKAKIIIEKEYGEALLDLEKFEYIWVIYHMNLVKDWEPFVNPPETGHYFGTFATRSPRRPNPIAIALTKLDKIVGDTLYVSGVDAFNGTPVLDLKPYLPSVDFVESKINTEMEK